One stretch of Halichoerus grypus chromosome 10, mHalGry1.hap1.1, whole genome shotgun sequence DNA includes these proteins:
- the CAPG gene encoding macrophage-capping protein — MYTRLAQSGSPFPASVQDPGLHVWRVEKLKPVPVARENQGVFFSGDSYLVLHNGPEELSHLHLWIGQQSSRDEQGACAMLAVHLNTLLGERPVQHREVQGNESDLFMSYFPRGLKYQEGGVESAFHKTSPGAAPAAIKKLYQVKGKKNIRATERALSWDSFNTGDCFILDLGQNIFVWCGGKSNILERNKAQDLALAIRDSERQGKAQVEIVTDGEEPAEMIQVLGPKPALKEGNPEEDLTADRTNAQAAALYKVSDATGQMNLTRVADSSPFALELLLSDDCFVLDNGLCGKIYIWKGRKANEKERQAALQVAEDFISRMRYAPNTQVEILPQGRESPIFKQFFKDWK, encoded by the exons ATGTACACACGCCTCGCCCAGAG TGGCTCCCCGTTCCCAGCCTCGGTGCAGGATCCCGGCCTGCATGTTTGGCGGGTGGAGAAACTGAAGCCAGTGCCCGTAGCACGTGAGAACCAGGGCGTCTTCTTCTCGGGGGACTCCTACCTAGTGCTGCACAATGGTCCGGAGGAGCTCTCCCACCTGCACCTGTGGATAG GCCAGCAGTCCTCCCGGGATGAGCAGGGGGCCTGTGCTATGCTGGCCGTGCATCTCAACACCCTGCTTGGGGAGCGGCCCGTGCAGCACCGAGAGGTGCAGGGCAATGAGTCCGACCTCTTCATGAGCTACTTCCCACGTGGCCTCAAGTACCAG GAAGGCGGAGTGGAGTCAGCATTTCACAAGACCTCCCCAGGGGCCGCTCCAGCTGCCATCAAGAAACTGTACCAGGTGAAGGGGAAGAAGAACATCCGGGCCACTGAGCGGGCACTGAGCTGGGACAGCTTCAACACCGGGGACTGCTTCATCCTGGACCTGGGCCAG AACATCTTCGTCTGGTGTGGTGGAAAGTCCAACATCCTGGAGCGCAACAAGGCCCAGGACCTGGCCCTGGCCATCCGGGACAGTGAGCGGCAGGGCAAGGCCCAGGTGGAGATTGTCACGGATGGGGAAGAGCCCGCCGAGATGATCCAG GTCCTGGGCCCCAAGCCAGCTCTGAAGGAGGGCAACCCCGAGGAAGACCTCACAGCTGACCGGACAAACGCCCAGGCCGCGGCTCTGTATAAG GTCTCCGATGCCACCGGACAGATGAACCTGACCAGGGTGGCCGACTCCAGTCCCTTTGCCCTCGAGCTGCTGCTGTCGGATGACTGCTTCGTGCTGGACAACGGGCTCTGTGGCAAGATCTACATCTGGAAGG GGCGAAAAGCTAACGAGAAGGAGCGGCAGGCGGCTCTCCAAGTGGCCGAGGACTTCATCTCCCGCATGCGATACGCCCCCAACACTCAG GTGGAGATTCTGCCCCAGGGCCGGGAGAGCCCCATCTTCAAGCAATTCTTCAAGGACTGGAAATGA